From Deinococcus aquaticus, one genomic window encodes:
- the purS gene encoding phosphoribosylformylglycinamidine synthase subunit PurS: protein MSTFKAKVFVTLKPSILDPQGRTVERALSHLDHGNVSGVRVGKYIELTLSGSRAEVEAQLKDITENVLSNPVMEDARWELSEQQGEELVGA, encoded by the coding sequence ATGTCGACCTTTAAAGCGAAAGTGTTCGTGACCCTGAAGCCCAGCATTCTCGACCCGCAGGGCCGCACCGTGGAACGCGCCCTGTCGCACCTGGATCACGGGAACGTCAGCGGCGTGCGCGTCGGCAAGTACATCGAACTGACCCTGAGCGGCAGCCGCGCCGAGGTCGAAGCGCAGCTGAAGGACATCACCGAGAACGTGCTGAGCAACCCCGTGATGGAAGACGCCCGCTGGGAACTCAGTGAACAACAGGGCGAGGAGCTGGTCGGCGCGTGA
- the purL gene encoding phosphoribosylformylglycinamidine synthase subunit PurL, translated as MTQAAPSLRDRAGTFGLSTEEFDLLVSQIGREPNALEAAIVGAMWSEHCGYKNSRPLFRHFPTTGPQVLQGPGENAGVVDIGDGWGVAFKMESHNHPSAVEPVQGAATGVGGILRDIFAMGARPFAVLDSLRFGNPDSPRTRFLLNGVVEGIAHYGNAIGVPTVGGEVTFHPSYQENPLVNVMALGLLRHEDLAKGTMGEVGNTIVYVGSKTGRDGLGGAVFASADLSNASQADRPAVQVGDPFMEKLLLEATLEAIQAGVVAGVQDMGAAGLVSSTCEMAYRAELGITMDLDLVPTREDGMVPMELCLSESQERMILVPVPGKEQELLDLLAKWELDVVTIGQVEAHNNYRLTWKGEIVCDLPVALLNEAPKYTREGIESEEIRAKRERDLSGVPVPGDLGAVLTDLLGHPTIASKRAIFERFDHQVMTNTVVVPGAADAAVMRVKGSSMGVAATSDCNPRFVYLDPYTGAAAAVAEAARNLACVGATPLAITDNLNFGNPHRPEVYYQLERAVHGIADACRALNTPVTGGNVSLYNQYTEGDERVAIHPTPTIGMVGVLPDITKRATMNLKGEGQTIYLIGQHADSIGASQYLETVHGLEAGHVPTLDLTREQAVIDATLHLIRAGLTDTAHDTAEGGLAVALAEMAIAGNTGLSVTLDAPQETRADALLYGEANARILIATTDEAGTEAALTAQGVPFARLGTSGGDTVTIALPAHHVHLSVTVNALAHAFNTPLAEILG; from the coding sequence ATGACGCAAGCCGCCCCATCCCTGCGTGACCGTGCGGGCACGTTTGGCCTTTCGACTGAAGAATTCGACCTGTTGGTTTCGCAGATCGGCCGGGAGCCGAACGCGCTGGAGGCTGCCATCGTGGGGGCCATGTGGAGCGAGCACTGCGGGTACAAGAACTCCAGGCCGCTGTTCCGTCACTTCCCCACGACGGGGCCGCAGGTGTTGCAGGGCCCCGGTGAGAATGCGGGCGTGGTGGATATCGGGGACGGGTGGGGCGTGGCGTTCAAGATGGAAAGCCATAACCACCCGAGTGCCGTGGAGCCGGTGCAGGGTGCGGCGACGGGCGTGGGCGGCATCCTGCGCGACATCTTCGCGATGGGTGCGCGGCCGTTCGCGGTGCTGGACAGTCTGCGTTTCGGGAACCCGGACAGCCCCCGCACCCGCTTCCTGCTGAACGGCGTGGTCGAGGGCATCGCTCACTACGGCAACGCCATTGGTGTGCCCACGGTGGGCGGCGAGGTGACCTTCCACCCCAGTTACCAGGAGAACCCGCTGGTGAACGTGATGGCGCTGGGCCTGCTGCGCCACGAGGATCTGGCGAAGGGGACGATGGGCGAGGTCGGGAACACCATCGTGTACGTGGGGAGCAAGACCGGTCGGGACGGGCTGGGCGGCGCGGTGTTCGCCTCCGCTGACCTGAGCAACGCGTCTCAGGCGGACCGTCCGGCCGTGCAGGTGGGCGACCCGTTCATGGAGAAACTGCTGCTGGAGGCCACGCTGGAGGCCATTCAGGCGGGCGTGGTGGCGGGCGTGCAGGACATGGGCGCGGCCGGACTGGTCAGCAGTACCTGCGAGATGGCGTACCGCGCGGAACTGGGCATCACCATGGACCTGGACCTCGTGCCCACCCGCGAGGACGGCATGGTGCCCATGGAACTGTGCCTGAGCGAGTCGCAGGAGCGCATGATCCTGGTGCCGGTGCCCGGCAAGGAACAGGAACTGCTGGACCTGCTCGCCAAGTGGGAACTGGACGTGGTGACCATCGGACAGGTCGAGGCGCACAACAACTACCGCCTGACCTGGAAGGGCGAGATCGTCTGTGACCTGCCGGTGGCCCTGCTGAACGAGGCCCCCAAGTACACCCGCGAAGGCATCGAATCCGAGGAGATCAGGGCCAAGCGCGAACGTGACCTGAGTGGCGTGCCCGTTCCCGGCGACCTGGGCGCGGTCCTGACCGACCTGCTGGGTCACCCCACGATTGCCAGCAAGCGCGCCATCTTCGAGCGCTTCGACCATCAGGTCATGACGAACACCGTCGTCGTGCCCGGCGCGGCCGACGCGGCCGTCATGCGCGTCAAGGGCAGCAGCATGGGCGTGGCCGCCACCAGCGACTGCAACCCCCGCTTCGTGTACCTCGACCCGTACACCGGCGCCGCCGCCGCCGTCGCCGAGGCCGCCCGCAACCTCGCCTGCGTGGGCGCCACGCCGCTGGCCATCACGGACAACCTCAACTTCGGGAACCCCCACCGGCCCGAGGTGTACTACCAGCTGGAACGCGCCGTGCACGGCATCGCGGACGCCTGCCGCGCCCTGAACACGCCCGTCACGGGCGGGAACGTCAGCCTGTACAACCAGTACACCGAAGGCGACGAACGCGTCGCCATTCACCCCACGCCCACCATCGGCATGGTCGGCGTGCTGCCGGACATCACCAAACGCGCCACCATGAACCTGAAAGGCGAAGGGCAGACCATCTACCTGATCGGCCAGCACGCCGACAGCATCGGCGCCAGCCAGTACCTCGAAACCGTGCACGGCCTCGAAGCCGGACACGTGCCCACCCTCGACCTGACCCGCGAGCAGGCCGTCATCGACGCCACCCTGCACCTGATCCGCGCGGGCCTGACCGACACCGCCCACGACACCGCCGAAGGCGGCCTCGCCGTCGCCCTAGCCGAGATGGCCATCGCCGGAAACACCGGCCTGAGCGTCACCCTCGACGCTCCCCAGGAAACCCGCGCCGACGCCCTGCTGTACGGCGAGGCGAACGCCCGCATCCTCATCGCCACCACCGACGAGGCAGGCACCGAAGCGGCCCTCACCGCACAGGGCGTTCCCTTCGCGCGCCTCGGCACCAGCGGCGGCGACACCGTCACCATTGCCCTCCCCGCCCACCACGTACACTTGAGCGTGACCGTCAACGCCCTCGCCCACGCGTTCAACACGCCCCTCGCAGAGATCCTGGGATGA
- the purQ gene encoding phosphoribosylformylglycinamidine synthase subunit PurQ: MKTAVIQFPGSNCDGDALHAAQLLLDDGAQFVWHTEAGLPDGTELVFLPGGFSYGDHLRSGAIAARSPIMQAVKAHAERGGFVLGVCNGFQVLTESGLLPGALSRNRDLHFMCRPVHLRVENNNTAFTGAYAKGQVIKVPIAHGEGNYYADPETIARLEGNGQVVFRYADNPNGSLNDIAGIVNERGNVLGMMPHPERAVEALLGSEDGRGLFDSLKGALVSR; this comes from the coding sequence GTGAAGACGGCCGTCATCCAGTTCCCCGGCAGCAACTGCGACGGCGACGCCCTGCACGCCGCGCAACTGCTGCTCGACGACGGCGCGCAGTTCGTGTGGCACACCGAGGCCGGACTGCCGGACGGCACCGAACTGGTGTTCCTGCCCGGCGGGTTCAGTTACGGCGATCACCTGCGCAGCGGCGCGATTGCCGCGCGCAGCCCGATCATGCAGGCCGTCAAGGCGCACGCCGAACGCGGCGGGTTCGTGCTGGGCGTCTGCAACGGCTTTCAGGTCCTGACCGAGTCCGGCCTGCTGCCCGGCGCCCTGAGCCGCAACCGCGACCTGCACTTCATGTGCCGCCCCGTGCACCTGCGCGTCGAGAACAACAACACCGCATTTACCGGCGCGTACGCGAAAGGGCAGGTCATCAAGGTGCCCATCGCGCACGGCGAAGGCAACTACTACGCCGACCCCGAAACCATTGCCCGGCTGGAAGGCAACGGGCAGGTCGTGTTCCGCTACGCCGACAACCCCAACGGCAGCCTGAACGACATCGCCGGGATCGTGAACGAACGCGGCAACGTGCTCGGCATGATGCCGCACCCCGAACGGGCCGTCGAAGCCCTGCTGGGCAGCGAGGACGGACGCGGCCTGTTCGACAGCCTGAAGGGCGCGCTGGTGTCCCGGTGA
- the purC gene encoding phosphoribosylaminoimidazolesuccinocarboxamide synthase, producing MTASRGELKYEGKAKRVYATANPAEYIVEYKDDATAFNGVKKAQIGGKGAINNAITAHLFPQLEAAGVPTHFLELLSTTEQRVRAVTIIPVEVIVRNVAAGSFSKRLGVEEGTELSRPVVEYCYKSDALGDPLINTDTAVALGWATPEQLKRIRELALNVQAFLVPYFAARGVKLIDFKLEFGTLADGTVVLADEISPDTCRFWDATTNEKMDKDRFRRDLGGVEDAYAEMLRRVTAPGANG from the coding sequence ATGACCGCAAGCCGAGGCGAACTGAAGTACGAGGGTAAGGCCAAACGCGTGTACGCCACCGCGAACCCCGCCGAGTACATCGTGGAGTACAAGGACGACGCGACCGCCTTCAACGGCGTGAAGAAAGCGCAGATCGGGGGCAAGGGTGCCATCAACAACGCGATCACCGCGCACCTGTTCCCGCAACTGGAGGCGGCCGGGGTGCCCACGCACTTCCTAGAACTGCTCTCCACCACCGAGCAGCGCGTGCGGGCCGTGACGATCATCCCGGTCGAGGTTATCGTGCGTAACGTGGCCGCCGGGTCGTTCAGCAAACGCCTGGGCGTCGAGGAAGGGACCGAACTGTCCCGCCCGGTCGTGGAGTACTGCTACAAGAGCGACGCGCTGGGCGACCCGCTGATCAACACCGACACCGCCGTCGCGCTCGGCTGGGCCACCCCGGAGCAACTGAAGCGCATCCGTGAACTGGCGCTGAACGTGCAGGCGTTCCTGGTGCCGTACTTCGCGGCGCGTGGCGTGAAACTCATCGACTTCAAGCTGGAGTTCGGCACGCTCGCGGACGGTACGGTCGTCCTGGCCGACGAGATCAGCCCCGACACCTGCCGCTTCTGGGACGCCACCACCAACGAGAAGATGGACAAGGACCGCTTCCGCCGCGACCTCGGCGGCGTGGAAGACGCCTACGCCGAGATGCTCCGGCGCGTGACCGCACCGGGCGCGAATGGCTGA
- a CDS encoding endonuclease domain-containing protein: MGARITEKARRLRRDQTDAEAKLWRVLRSRGLGVKFRRQYPVGPYITDFACIERGLVVELDGSGHATPEGRAHDAERTRYLNAAGFRVLRFWNNEVLTNLDGVVQVIQAALVE, encoded by the coding sequence GTGGGGGCGAGGATCACCGAGAAAGCGCGGCGGCTTCGGCGCGATCAGACGGACGCGGAGGCGAAGCTGTGGCGCGTGCTGCGGAGCCGTGGGCTGGGCGTGAAGTTCAGGCGTCAGTACCCGGTCGGGCCGTACATCACGGACTTCGCGTGCATCGAGCGTGGACTGGTGGTGGAACTGGACGGTAGCGGGCACGCCACCCCGGAGGGCCGCGCCCACGACGCCGAACGCACCCGGTACCTGAACGCCGCCGGATTCCGGGTGTTGCGTTTCTGGAATAACGAGGTGCTGACCAACCTGGATGGCGTCGTGCAGGTCATTCAGGCGGCACTGGTGGAGTGA
- a CDS encoding serine hydrolase, whose protein sequence is MPTHPAQPQLPEPQPTVTRPTERRPACRLPPGRLTAACLTLAALLLTPAHAAPVTVTAAWSGTAYRLSLRGLNATDGTLRAEPDGSGATLTFRATLPPLNRTVSTATGDLTISIKGHTVTARTADRRPLRVNLSHIRPGVIPGQDATTAIDLYPPESWTEYQPEPTTPCTPSSPGADMPGAGVPELPYQPPTFASGPVGFYLAQIDPRTGTPLRVITHDPDSLYPLASTYKQVIAWAAYRDINAGTLTLNTRLSVTEANRSIETYQPGNRTVQNLITQAITRSENTASDVLHLHLTPERVQALVNAHGTCHTRVNMTTKAWWAAQAGLLPGVYGPHLPTGAQQAFTAPPEQQAATAAQAVTQAQTLNADTLLNALDRYFYSPTYHPQTEVYLQNRSTPCEWATLITRQYLDPTLTPTNRSALRRTLAQGCCRVNDPSVTYWGSKAGSGWRNLTMSGLLTLNTGQTFVYTYFNTGSDLMDSALIEQQLPSVAQYILQNARRIGKSTP, encoded by the coding sequence ATGCCCACCCACCCTGCCCAGCCCCAGCTACCAGAGCCGCAGCCGACAGTGACCCGGCCAACAGAGCGCCGGCCCGCGTGCCGCCTGCCGCCGGGCCGCCTGACTGCCGCCTGCCTGACCCTGGCGGCCCTGCTGCTGACCCCCGCGCACGCCGCGCCCGTGACCGTCACCGCCGCCTGGAGCGGAACCGCGTACCGCCTGAGCCTGCGCGGCCTGAACGCCACCGACGGCACGCTGCGAGCGGAACCCGACGGCAGCGGCGCCACCCTGACCTTCCGCGCCACGCTGCCCCCCCTGAACCGCACCGTCAGCACCGCCACGGGCGACCTGACCATCAGCATCAAGGGCCATACCGTCACGGCCCGCACCGCCGACAGGCGACCCCTGCGCGTGAACCTCAGCCACATCCGGCCCGGCGTGATCCCCGGCCAGGACGCCACCACCGCCATCGACCTGTACCCACCGGAAAGCTGGACGGAGTACCAGCCGGAACCCACCACGCCCTGCACCCCCAGCAGTCCAGGCGCAGACATGCCCGGCGCGGGCGTGCCGGAACTGCCGTACCAGCCGCCCACCTTCGCCAGTGGCCCCGTCGGGTTCTACCTCGCGCAGATCGACCCGCGCACCGGCACGCCCCTGCGCGTCATCACACACGACCCCGACAGCCTCTACCCGCTGGCCAGCACCTACAAACAGGTGATCGCCTGGGCCGCCTACCGCGACATCAACGCCGGAACCCTGACCCTGAACACCCGCCTGAGCGTCACCGAAGCCAACCGCAGCATCGAAACGTACCAGCCGGGCAACCGCACCGTGCAGAACCTCATCACGCAGGCCATCACCCGCAGCGAGAACACCGCCAGCGACGTCCTGCACCTGCACCTGACCCCCGAACGCGTACAGGCCCTCGTGAACGCCCACGGCACCTGCCACACCCGCGTGAACATGACCACCAAAGCCTGGTGGGCCGCGCAGGCCGGACTGCTGCCCGGCGTGTACGGCCCGCACCTGCCCACCGGCGCGCAGCAGGCCTTCACCGCCCCGCCCGAACAGCAGGCCGCCACCGCCGCGCAGGCCGTCACGCAAGCACAGACCCTGAACGCCGACACCCTCCTGAACGCCCTGGACCGGTACTTCTACAGCCCCACGTACCACCCGCAGACCGAGGTGTACCTGCAAAACCGCAGCACCCCCTGCGAATGGGCCACCCTGATCACTCGCCAGTACCTGGACCCCACCCTGACCCCCACCAACCGCAGCGCCCTGCGCCGCACCCTGGCCCAGGGCTGCTGCCGCGTGAACGACCCCAGCGTCACCTACTGGGGCAGCAAAGCCGGCAGCGGCTGGCGCAACCTGACCATGAGCGGCCTGCTCACCCTGAACACCGGGCAGACCTTCGTGTACACGTACTTCAACACCGGCTCGGACCTCATGGACAGCGCCCTGATCGAACAGCAACTCCCCAGCGTCGCGCAGTACATCCTGCAAAACGCCCGGCGAATCGGAAAGAGCACGCCCTGA
- a CDS encoding YwbE family protein produces MPPLRSQIQPGVTVDIVQKQDQPTGRLTRGVVAALLTRSPSHPHGIKVRLTGGQVGRVQAVITPGE; encoded by the coding sequence ATGCCTCCCCTCCGTTCGCAGATTCAGCCCGGCGTGACCGTGGACATCGTTCAGAAGCAGGATCAGCCGACCGGACGGCTGACGCGGGGCGTGGTGGCGGCACTGCTCACGCGTTCGCCGTCGCATCCGCACGGGATCAAGGTGCGCCTGACGGGCGGGCAGGTCGGGCGCGTGCAGGCCGTGATCACGCCGGGCGAGTAG
- a CDS encoding DR2241 family protein, translating into MLRDNSGRGRALQSVGMRSLVLIGHGSHLNGESAVAVYRYAELIRQRGLFDEVIEGYWKEEPSLRQVLKTTASTDVTVIPMFISEGYFTETVIPREMGLGHQGPVPPEGVARVIGGRTVRYTLPYGVHPSMTDVILERAREVLPDASPHDTALIVLGHGTTRNENSNKVVYQNADRIRESGQFAEVQALFLDEDPKVGTWPETVRSPRVVVVPFFASEGWHTLETIPEDMGLTGTVTDFPENPHGHQQVFYAKPVGTHAAVADVILHLAEEASGAGGQGGDTERGHEAAWQAFLKGARAGLRIGEALVTPELGVFELRHALDEGRPGADLTTLVTPEGVRDQVRFTDGGEHRPVHTLRNLPRGWRAVLSEADLRRAMHYLYPAVIEETYAHACHALRPTPWATTARRQTGIYAKVQKATPEQVEHVVEDICTGCLRTRLWAGQRLTHSFLDGVPGGIPCAEACTFIVAEVREEVSGKRGGGGHSHSH; encoded by the coding sequence ATGCTCCGGGACAATTCCGGGCGCGGGCGGGCGCTACAGTCGGTGGGTATGCGTTCCCTGGTGCTTATTGGTCATGGATCTCACCTGAACGGTGAGTCGGCGGTCGCGGTGTACCGGTATGCGGAACTGATCCGTCAGCGTGGGCTGTTCGACGAGGTCATCGAAGGGTACTGGAAGGAAGAGCCGTCCCTGCGGCAGGTGTTGAAAACAACCGCCAGCACGGACGTGACGGTCATCCCGATGTTCATCAGCGAGGGGTACTTCACGGAGACCGTGATCCCGCGCGAGATGGGCCTGGGTCACCAGGGGCCGGTGCCGCCCGAGGGCGTGGCCCGCGTGATCGGCGGCCGGACCGTGCGCTACACCCTGCCGTACGGCGTGCACCCCAGCATGACGGACGTGATCCTGGAACGCGCGCGCGAGGTCCTGCCCGACGCCAGCCCCCACGACACGGCGCTGATCGTGCTGGGGCACGGCACGACCCGCAACGAGAATAGCAACAAGGTGGTGTACCAGAACGCCGACCGCATCCGCGAGTCCGGGCAGTTCGCCGAGGTGCAGGCCCTGTTCCTGGATGAGGACCCCAAGGTGGGCACGTGGCCCGAGACGGTGCGGTCGCCGCGCGTGGTGGTCGTTCCGTTCTTCGCCAGTGAAGGCTGGCACACCCTGGAAACCATTCCCGAGGACATGGGCCTGACCGGCACCGTCACGGACTTCCCGGAGAACCCGCACGGGCATCAGCAGGTGTTCTACGCCAAGCCGGTGGGGACGCACGCGGCGGTCGCGGACGTGATCCTGCACCTCGCGGAGGAAGCCAGCGGCGCGGGCGGGCAGGGCGGCGACACCGAACGCGGGCACGAGGCGGCGTGGCAGGCGTTCCTGAAGGGCGCGCGCGCGGGCCTGCGGATCGGCGAGGCGCTGGTCACGCCGGAACTGGGCGTGTTCGAGCTGCGCCACGCGCTGGACGAGGGCCGCCCCGGCGCGGACCTGACCACTCTCGTCACGCCCGAGGGCGTGCGGGATCAGGTGCGCTTCACGGACGGCGGCGAGCACCGGCCCGTGCACACGCTGCGCAACCTGCCGCGCGGCTGGCGGGCCGTGCTGAGCGAGGCGGACCTGCGCCGCGCCATGCACTACCTGTACCCGGCGGTGATCGAGGAGACGTACGCGCACGCCTGCCACGCGCTGCGGCCCACGCCCTGGGCGACCACAGCGCGGCGGCAGACGGGCATCTACGCCAAGGTGCAGAAAGCCACGCCGGAACAGGTGGAGCACGTGGTCGAGGACATCTGCACGGGGTGCCTGCGCACGCGCCTGTGGGCCGGGCAGCGCCTGACGCACTCGTTCCTGGATGGCGTGCCGGGCGGCATTCCCTGCGCGGAGGCCTGCACCTTCATCGTGGCCGAGGTGCGCGAGGAAGTCAGCGGGAAACGCGGCGGCGGCGGGCACTCGCACAGCCACTGA
- a CDS encoding DinB family protein — protein sequence MSTPVGAVTAFLAEQFRSELEMFRAALDSAQGDAFHTSRLGHSPAWHALHVAEWMRLMILDDRTPNYHHLGWEDNARVQALGTQPAPFTETDPCEQIMAALDDTGAQVIAWLEQADDSALDGEVFSAATPGGTRPRRAAMGMQLRHIGYHRGQLNLLLKS from the coding sequence GTGAGCACCCCGGTGGGCGCGGTGACGGCGTTCCTGGCCGAGCAGTTCCGCAGCGAACTGGAGATGTTCCGCGCCGCGCTGGACAGCGCGCAGGGTGACGCGTTCCACACGTCCCGCCTGGGCCACAGTCCCGCGTGGCACGCGCTGCACGTTGCGGAGTGGATGCGCCTGATGATCCTCGACGACCGCACGCCCAACTACCACCACCTCGGCTGGGAGGACAACGCCCGCGTGCAGGCGCTGGGCACCCAGCCCGCCCCCTTCACCGAGACTGACCCCTGCGAGCAGATCATGGCCGCGCTGGACGACACCGGCGCGCAGGTGATCGCGTGGCTGGAACAGGCCGACGACTCCGCCCTGGACGGCGAGGTCTTCAGCGCCGCCACGCCCGGCGGCACCCGTCCCCGCCGCGCCGCCATGGGCATGCAGCTGCGCCACATCGGCTACCACCGAGGCCAGCTGAACCTGCTGCTCAAGTCCTGA
- the purF gene encoding amidophosphoribosyltransferase, which produces MIFDEFTDKPQDECGVFGMYSPVPNDLAWFTYLGMFALQHRGQEAAGMCVSDGEKFHVEKDLGLVTQVFDERRLDSVRLANARVSIGHVRYSTTGSNLRFNAQPLTTRTNKGILGLAHNGNFVNAREVRNAMLMEGALFATTNDSEVMLNLIARESHMDLVEATAAAMKQLRGGFACVLMSRTQLLGFRDPNGVRPLVIGQREDGAYVIASEPCALFTVGAKLIRDVQPGELVWIDRDGLHSLMVEPKKPTPCAFEWIYFARSDSRLDGVDAHESRIRMGHQLAKEHPIDADIVVPVPDSGIGAAIGYARESGIPFDYGLYKNPYAGRTFIAPTQEARELKVKMKLSPTSAVAGKRVILVDDSIVRGTTSRQIVNLLREAGATEVHFRVSSPPIKHPCFYGIDTAARKELVASTHSIEEIRELIGADTLSFISEQGIREAVSGPGLCLACFNGEYPAGTPLLNDVDKLALEV; this is translated from the coding sequence ATGATTTTTGATGAATTCACGGATAAACCGCAGGATGAATGCGGTGTGTTTGGCATGTACTCGCCGGTGCCGAATGACCTGGCGTGGTTCACGTACCTGGGTATGTTCGCCTTGCAGCACCGTGGGCAGGAGGCGGCGGGCATGTGCGTGTCCGACGGTGAGAAGTTCCACGTGGAGAAGGACCTGGGACTGGTGACGCAGGTGTTCGACGAGCGCCGCCTGGACAGTGTGCGGCTGGCGAACGCCCGCGTGAGCATCGGGCACGTGCGGTACAGCACCACAGGCAGTAACCTGCGTTTCAACGCGCAGCCCCTGACGACCCGCACGAACAAGGGCATTCTGGGACTGGCGCACAACGGGAATTTCGTGAACGCCCGCGAGGTCCGGAACGCCATGCTGATGGAAGGCGCGCTGTTCGCCACCACCAACGACAGCGAAGTCATGCTGAACCTGATCGCCCGCGAGAGTCACATGGACCTCGTGGAAGCCACGGCCGCCGCCATGAAACAACTGCGCGGCGGCTTCGCGTGCGTCCTGATGAGCCGCACGCAACTCCTTGGGTTCCGCGACCCGAACGGCGTGCGCCCCCTGGTCATCGGGCAGCGTGAGGACGGCGCGTACGTGATCGCCAGCGAGCCGTGCGCGCTGTTCACGGTCGGCGCGAAACTGATCAGGGACGTGCAACCCGGCGAACTCGTGTGGATCGACCGGGACGGCCTGCACTCCCTGATGGTCGAACCCAAGAAACCCACCCCCTGCGCGTTCGAATGGATCTACTTCGCCCGCAGCGACAGCCGCCTCGACGGCGTGGACGCGCACGAAAGCCGCATCCGCATGGGCCACCAGCTCGCCAAGGAACACCCCATCGACGCCGACATCGTCGTGCCCGTCCCGGACAGCGGCATCGGCGCCGCCATCGGCTACGCCCGCGAGAGCGGCATTCCCTTCGATTACGGCCTGTACAAGAACCCCTACGCGGGCCGCACGTTCATCGCGCCCACGCAGGAGGCGCGCGAGTTGAAGGTCAAGATGAAACTCTCGCCCACCAGCGCCGTCGCCGGGAAACGGGTGATCCTCGTGGACGACAGCATCGTGCGCGGCACCACCAGCCGCCAGATCGTGAACCTGCTGCGCGAGGCCGGCGCGACCGAGGTTCACTTCCGGGTGAGCAGTCCGCCCATCAAGCACCCGTGCTTCTACGGCATCGACACCGCCGCGCGCAAGGAACTGGTGGCGAGTACGCACAGCATCGAGGAGATCCGCGAGTTGATCGGGGCGGACACGCTGAGTTTCATCAGTGAGCAGGGCATCCGCGAAGCCGTCAGCGGCCCCGGCCTGTGCCTAGCCTGCTTCAACGGGGAGTATCCGGCCGGAACGCCACTGCTGAATGACGTGGACAAGCTGGCGCTGGAAGTCTGA
- a CDS encoding DinB family protein — protein sequence MTDPRQSLITQLLDAEFTAFEAALHACPDAIFGRVPRVGHSVAWHALHVMDWTRATIQPGLTGPDPAHTFGYLGSEDADWARAAYGPTLAHETDPPALIRAAVQDVFGAARRDLTDAPAERFGLDATFTMFHKRRHVTGSVTYHLRHTAYHRGQIALVLKELQ from the coding sequence ATGACCGATCCCCGCCAGTCCCTGATCACGCAGCTGCTGGACGCCGAGTTCACGGCGTTCGAGGCGGCGCTGCACGCCTGCCCGGACGCGATCTTCGGGCGCGTGCCGCGCGTGGGGCACAGTGTCGCGTGGCACGCGCTGCATGTCATGGACTGGACGCGGGCCACCATTCAGCCCGGCCTGACCGGCCCCGACCCGGCGCACACCTTCGGGTACCTGGGTTCCGAGGACGCCGACTGGGCGCGGGCTGCATACGGGCCGACGCTGGCCCACGAGACCGACCCGCCCGCGCTGATCCGCGCCGCCGTGCAGGACGTGTTCGGGGCGGCGCGGCGTGACCTGACAGACGCGCCCGCCGAGCGTTTTGGCCTGGACGCGACATTCACGATGTTTCACAAACGGCGGCACGTGACCGGCAGCGTCACTTACCACCTTCGCCATACCGCCTATCACCGTGGGCAGATCGCCCTGGTTCTCAAGGAGCTTCAATGA